The following proteins are co-located in the Hevea brasiliensis isolate MT/VB/25A 57/8 chromosome 11, ASM3005281v1, whole genome shotgun sequence genome:
- the LOC131170399 gene encoding beta-amyrin 28-monooxygenase-like, whose product MDMLTAFAVLISTLSFLFLMYKQKSNASSGKSLPPGNTGWPLIGESIEFLSTGRKGQPEKFIFDRMTKFSSKVFKTSLFCEPAAVFCGAAGNKFLFSNENKLVTAWWPNSVDKIFPSSNQTSSQEESKRMRKLLPQFLKPEALQRYISIMDVIAQRHFTFDWDNKQQVAVFPLAKMYTFSIACRLFLSMEDREQVEKFAKPFEVLASAIIAIPIDFPGTPFNRGIKASNFVRKELAKIIKQRKIDLAENKASPTQDILSHMLTTADENGQHMNEMEIADKILGLLIGGHDTASAAITFVVKYLAELPQVYNKVLEEQMEIAKAKAPGELLNWEDIQKMKYSWNVACEVMRLAPPLQGAFREAMTDFTYADYTIPKGWKLYWSANSSHRNPECFPEPEKFEPSRFDGNGPAPYTFVPFGGGPRMCPGKEYARLEILVFMHNIVKKFKWEKLLPQENIIVDPLPIPAKGLPIRLNPHSP is encoded by the exons ATGGACATGCTTACTGCCTTTGCCGTCCTCATCAGTACTCTTTCATTCTTATTCCTCATGTACAAACAAAAATCGAATGCTTCCAGCGGAAAGAGTCTCCCTCCCGGCAATACCGGCTGGCCGCTCATTGGGGAGAGCATAGAGTTCCTTAGCACCGGGAGAAAGGGTCAGCCAGAGAAGTTCATATTCGATCGAATGACAAAGTTTTCAAGCAAGGTCTTCAAGACCTCGTTGTTTTGCGAGCCAGCTGCAGTGTTTTGTGGGGCAGCAGGGAACAAGTTCTTGTTCTCCAATGAGAACAAACTGGTCACCGCATGGTGGCCTAACTCTGTCGACAAAATCTTCCCTTCCTCTAACCAGACCTCTTCGCAGGAGGAATCGAAGAGAATGAGAAAGCTTCTTCCGCAATTTCTGAAGCCAGAAGCACTTCAAAGATACATCAGTATCATGGATGTTATTGCACAAAGGCATTTTACATTCGACTGGGATAACAAACAACAAGTGGCTGTTTTCCCTTTAGCTAAGATGTACACTTTCTCGATAGCTTGTCGCTTGTTCCTAAGCATGGAAGATCGCGAGCAAGTGGAAAAGTTCGCCAAGCCATTCGAGGTTCTGGCCTCAGCGATTATAGCAATACCTATCGATTTTCCAGGGACACCCTTCAACCGCGGGATCAAAGCATCAAATTTTGTGAGAAAGGAGCTGGCAAAGATAATCAAGCAAAGGAAGATAGATCTAGCGGAGAATAAGGCATCTCCAACACAAGATATATTGTCTCACATGCTAACCACAGCAGACGAGAACGGACAGCATATGAATGAAATGGAAATAGCAGATAAGATTCTTGGTTTGCTTATTGGTGGCCACGACACAGCCAGTGCTGCCATAACGTTTGTTGTCAAATATCTTGCAGAGTTGCCTCAAGTCTACAACAAGGTTTTAGaag AACAAATGGAAATCGCAAAAGCAAAAGCTCCAGGAGAGCTGTTGAATTGGGAGGACATACAAAAGATGAAATACTCGTGGAACGTAGCATGTGAGGTAATGAGACTTGCTCCTCCCCTCCAAGGAGCTTTCCGGGAGGCCATGACCGACTTCACCTACGCTGATTACACAATACCTAAGGGATGGAAG TTGTACTGGAGTGCCAATTCCTCACACAGAAATCCCGAGTGTTTCCCAGAACCAGAAAAATTCGAGCCTTCAAGGTTTGATGGGAACGGGCCTGCGCCTTACACGTTTGTTCCATTTGGAGGAGGACCTAGGATGTGCCCCGGTAAAGAATATGCTAGGTTGGAAATTCTGGTTTTCATGCACAACATTGTGAAAAAGTTCAAATGGGAGAAGCTCCTTCCTCAGGAGAACATTATTGTTGATCCTCTCCCAATCCCCGCTAAAGGCCTTCCCATTCGCCTCAATCCTCACAGCCCTTAA
- the LOC110657603 gene encoding uncharacterized protein LOC110657603, translating into MDRQAHDYAAAASAMAFAQQQQHQRQAANIQPQQQQFGFHPQHQQFPPPPFMSPHPSMQQFPYPHHLQQQQHQPHSLPSAHPQLLHQQHPPPPFPPHLPPHLYPSPFHGHYDSAPPPAPPPSDPELQKRIDKLVEYATKNGPEFEVMIREKQQDNPAYSFLFGGEGHNYYRYKLWLSTHSPGGPFNHPFPPSSMPMMHPPPNTMMSPAIGPSASMVGAPMHQPPFPPFYDPQQHHHQHSQAFGAHGHLEFEQSSKSFKGLSGPLPPDVALELSNVLNSLNGTKESIKGAKTWFMQRSPFAPALAEALRDRVFALDDSERQLHIIYLANDILFDSLQRRINPHELDNEALAFKPVLGPMLARVYHNPQNKDGNQPRLQKILQFWASKEVYDQDTIYALEGVMVGGQPGNSLPGPPKELTTASADSLAAAGFTQQPTNHNVPQWQLDRQSVAEQEHPDKQLPLPRSLGNQQFIPNSVPAGAFPGSLPINSSAQPANQQSVPHSLQTPPANVGEKLPPYPLFPPGLIPGMVKKMQIGSGVPYSPLSPLDIPTVIPPSSISPLEVLERVSKFFKDIGEINPFEGSIKSHSKDEDDECERDPPVRKGGACIPPPPNLQVDPETGACADGSMERKSGSTGSGRLGLGATADPNEASQYDDVYTSYRKQRSTTYHSSMSARATR; encoded by the exons ATGGATCGACAAGCTCATGATTATGCAGCAGCAGCTTCTGCTATGGCATTTGCCCAGCAGCAGCAGCATCAGCGACAAGCTGCCAAtattcaaccacaacagcaacagtTTGGATTTCATCCTCAACATCAGCAGTTtcctcctcctccatttatgtctCCCCATCCTTCCATGCAACAATTCCCTTACCCACACCACTTGCAGCAGCAACAACATCAGCCCCATtctctaccttctgcccatcctcAGCTTCTTCATCAACAACATCCTCCTCCTCCTTTCCCTCCCCATTTACCCCCTCACCTCTATCCTTCTCCTTTCCATGGCCATTATGACTCTGCTCCACCTCCAGCTCCTCCTCCATCTGATCCAGAGCTCCAAAAACGTATCGACAAACTTGTAGAGTATGCCACCAAGAATGGCCCTGAATTTGAAGTTATGATCCGTGAAAAGCAGCAGGATAATCCTGCTTATAGTTTCCTCTTTGGGGGTGAGGGCCATAACTACTATCGTTACAAGCTTTGGTTATCTACACATTCCCCAGGTGGGCCCTTCAACCATCCTTTCCCTCCTTCTTCTATGCCGATGATGCATCCCCCTCCGAACACAATGATGAGCCCTGCTATTGGGCCTTCGGCCTCAATGGTGGGTGCTCCAATGCACCAACCTCCTTTTCCTCCTTTTTATGATCCACAGCAGCATCACCATCAGCATTCTCAGGCCTTTGGGGCTCATGGTCATCTAGAATTTGAACAGTCTTCTAAGTCTTTCAAAGGTCTTTCTGGTCCACTTCCTCCTGATGTTGCACTGGAGCTGAGCAATGTGCTTAACAGTCTCAATGGAACCAAGGAGTCTATTAAAGGTGCCAAAACTTGGTTCATGCAGAGGTCTCCATTTGCACCTGCTCTTGCTGAGGCGCTAAGGGACAGGGTTTTTGCTCTAGATGATTCTGAGAGGCAACTGCACATTATTTATCTCGCTAATGATATTCTTTTTGACAG TTTACAGAGGAGGATCAACCCCCATGAACTTGATAATGAGGCCCTTGCATTCAAGCCAGTTCTTGGTCCCATGCTTGCACGAGTGTATCACAATCCTCAAAATAAGGATGGAAATCAGCCACGGTTACAGAAAATTCTGCAGTTCTGGGCTTCCAAGGAAGTTTATGATCAAGATACCATTTATGCGCTTGAAGGTGTGATGGTTGGTGGACAACCAGGAAATTCTTTACCTGGGCCTCCAAAAGAATTAACTACTGCTTCAGCAGATTCCTTGGCTGCTGCAG GATTTACACAGCAACCAACAAACCATAATGTTCCACAATGGCAGCTTGATAGGCAAAGTGTAGCAGAACAAGAGCATCCTGATAAACAATTGCCCCTCCCACGATCCCTAGGAAACCAACAATTTATACCAAATTCAGTTCCTGCTGGTGCTTTTCCAGGGTCATTGCCAATAAATTCATCTGCTCAACCAGCCAATCAACAGTCTGTGCCACATTCATTGCAAACACCTCCTGCTAATGTTGGTGAAAAATTGCCACCATATCCATTGTTCCCACCTGGTCTTATTCCTGGGATGGTTAAAAAGATGCAGATTGGCAGTGGGGTGCCCTACTCTCCTTTGAGTCCTTTGGACATCCCGACAGTTATACCCCCATCCAGTATATCCCCATTAGAAGTTCTTGAGAGAGTGTCAAAATTCTTTAAAGATATTGGAGAGATTAACCCTTTTGAGGGATCAATAAAGTCTCATTCAAAAGATGAGGATGATGAGTGCGAGAGAGATCCTCCTGTTCGAAAAGGAGGAGCTTGCATCCCTCCACCCCCGAACTTACAGGTTGACCCAGAGACTGGGGCTTGTGCTGATGGGAGCATGGAACGGAAATCGGGATCTACTGGCTCAGGAAGGTTGGGGCTTGGTGCAACAGCTGACCCTAACGAGGCAAGTCAATACGATGATGTTTACACATCTTACAGGAAACAACGAAGCACTACCTACCATTCATCCATGAGTGCAAGAGCTACAAGGTAA